The following coding sequences are from one Culex quinquefasciatus strain JHB chromosome 1, VPISU_Cqui_1.0_pri_paternal, whole genome shotgun sequence window:
- the LOC119766596 gene encoding uncharacterized protein LOC119766596 encodes MEGFEENFWKKAEAQLKCPVPAHLKRVLQRTGYLNCALEDLSEGQIRSIEEDIRSLPELTNLRPGNPKIAEFCGEYTEKCADFKLMAGERALLLKLSQVVKAKGWGFFLKGSKSKRPGPGATRGDSTDELALRLKLKDYFAARHDGSVEYDRLCQGLDHVSISFDVKNSRVKIACPLCETVQATCNTERSGSWKITNFVTHVKNHWKKPDEPAEKRQRTALLIERVPSEPSRSQSQSASDSLDRNELTTSLTTTSATYDDFTIESIPFVDPDDQREDQDATSTEALDSDIPENLN; translated from the exons ATGGAAGGATTCGAG GAAAACTTCTGGAAGAAGGCGGAAGCACAATTGAAGTGCCCCGTGCCCGCGCATCTGAAGAGAGTGCTGCAAAGAACGGGGTACTTGAACTGTGCCTTGGAGGATCTAAGTGAAGGCCAGATACGGTCCATCGAGGAAGACATCAGAAGCCTCCCAGAACTTACGAACCTTCGACCCGGAAATCCAAAAATTGCTGAATTCTGTGGGGAATATACAGAGAAATGTGCAGACTTCAAGTTGATGGCAGGCGAAAGGGCTTTGCTGCTCAAACTGTCTCAAGTCGTCAAAGCAAAAGGATGGGGCTTCTTCCTAAAAGGAAGCAAATCAAAACGTCCAGGTCCAGGTGCAACGCGAGGTGACTCCACTGATGAGCTTGCACTGAGGCTGAAGCTGAAAGACTATTTTGCTGCGAG acacGACGGAAGCGTCGAGTACGACAGATTGTGCCAGGGCCTCGATCATGTTTCGATTAGTTTTGATGTCAAGAACAGTCGAGTCAAAATTGCATGCCCACTTTGCGAGACTGTCCAGGCCACCTGTAACACGGAACGAAGCGGTTCCTGGAAGATCACCAACTTTGTGACTCACGTCAAAAATCATTGGAAGAAGCCGGACGAACCTGCAGAAAAACGTCAAAGAACGGCTCTTCTGATTGAACGTGTACCATCTGAACCTTCCCGATCGCAAAGCCAGTCCGCATCCGATAGCTTGGACAGAAACGAACTCACCACCTCGCTCACGACGACGAGTGCGACTTATGATGACTTCACAATCGAATCAATTCCATTTGTTGACCCAGATGACCAACGTGAAGACCAGGACGCAACTTCGACCGAGGCGCTAGACTCCGACATTCCAGAGAATTTAAACTAG
- the LOC119766598 gene encoding SRSF protein kinase 1-like, which produces MVWLSWDLDERRYVRLKIVKSSQQLTNTAKDEIQIDAERRSEAKQDGALLNDFRITGIKGTHICLVFEELGHSLPKFFLKSNYRGIPLPNEKSTVRQVLEGLDYLIHTDIKP; this is translated from the coding sequence ATGGTGTGGCTAAGCTGGGACCTTGACGAAAGGCGGTACGTAAGgctgaagattgtcaaatcgtCACAGCAATTGACCAATACGGCCAAGGACGAGATTCAGATTGATGCGGAACGCCGATCAGAAGCGAAACAAGACGGTGCACTGCTGAACGACTTCAGGATAACGGGCATCAAGGGGACGCACATCTGtctggtgtttgaagagttgggGCACAGCTTGCCGAAGTTTTTCCTGAAGAGCAACTACCGAGGAATTCCACTGCCGAACGAAAAGTCCACCGTCCGGCAAGTGTTAGAGGGTCTCGATTACCTCATCCACACGGACATCAAGCCGTAG
- the LOC119769686 gene encoding uncharacterized protein LOC119769686: protein MFRMPHAAVAVKLPEFWKNDPRMWFAQAEAQFALAGVVQDETKYYHIISKLDQTVIIQVADIVTEPPKENKYPAVKGRLISRYEVSAQGKLEQLLNSCDLGDMRPSHLLARMLELAAGLNVNESVLRVLFIQRMPERVKTILSICDGNTLQQLANMADKITDFLPSVVAATSSAAVPGLSDLQDQIAQLTAEVRRMKTSDGRSRSSSRSRQSGAPADSVCWYHRKYGRNAQQCREPCVFKDSKN from the coding sequence ATGTTTAGGATGCCACACGCGGCAGTTGCAGTTAAGCTTCCAGAATTTTGGAAGAACGACCCAAGGATGTGGTTTGCTCAAGCAGAAGCACAGTTTGCTCTCGCGGGTGTGGTACAGGACGAAACAAAATACTACCACATCATCAGCAAGCTCGACCAGACTGTCATTATCCAAGTGGCCGACATCGTGACAGAACCCCCAAAGGAAAACAAATACCCAGCAGTGAAGGGACGGCTGATTTCGCGCTACGAAGTTTCGGCCCAAGGAAAGTTGGAGCAGCTGCTGAACTCTTGCGACCTTGGGGACATGCGGCCATCTCATCTCTTGGCCCGTATGCTGGAACTCGCAGCTGGTTTGAACGTAAACGAAAGTGTGCTGCGGGTGCTGTTTATCCAGCGAATGCCAGAACGCGTCAAGACAATCCTGTCGATTTGCGATGGAAACACGCTGCAGCAACTGGCAAACATGGCAGATAAAATCACCGATTTTTTACCGTCTGTCGTAGCCGCCACATCTTCCGCAGCTGTACCCGGGCTTAGCGATCTCCAGGACCAAATCGCTCAGCTTACTGCTGAGGTACGTCGGATGAAGACTTCTGACGGACGCAGCCGATCTTCTTCCCGAAGCCGTCAGTCTGGTGCCCCGGCGGACAGCGTTTGCTGGTACCACAGGAAGTACGGACGTAACGCACAGCAGTGCCGTGAACCGTGCGTCTTCAAGGACTCAAAAAACTAG